GTGTCGCTTTCCTGCGCGTGGTTTGCGTCAGGAGCGGGCACCTTGGATTCCGGCAGTAACAGGCACAACACGATGGCGGTCAGGCCGCCGCTGGTGATGGCTGAGTCGAACAGGTTCTGCACCAGGGTTGGCATCAGGTGCAGCAGGTTCGGTTGGGCGGCGATGCCCAGGCCGACGCCGAACGAGGTGGCGATGATCAGCATGCTGCGACGGTCCAGTGGTGCCTGGGCGAGGATGCGTACGCCGGCGGCAGCCACACTGCCGAACATCACCAGGGTTGCGCCGCCCAATACGGGCTTGGGGATTTGTTGCAGCACGGCACCGATCAGCGGGAACAAACCCAGGCAGAACAGCACCACGCCGATGTACAGGCCGACGTAGCGGCTGGCCACGCCGGTCAGTTGGATCACGCCGTTGTTCTGGGCAAAAGTGGTGTTGGGGAAGGCGCTGAACGTGGCGGCGATCATGCAACTGACGCCATCGCCGAGGACGCCGCCTTTGAGCCGGCTTATATAAGAAGGGCCGCTGATGGGCTGGCGCGCGATCATGCAGTTGGCGGTGAGGTCGCCGACGGTTTCGATGCTGCTGATCAGATAAATCAGCGCGATCGGCAGGAAGGCGCTCCAGTCGAAGTTGAAGCCGAATCGAAACGGGATCGGCAGGCTGACCAAAGGCAAGTCGCCCAGGGCCTGGGGCACCAGCTTGCCGCTGAACCAGGCGGCGAGGCTGCCGAGGGCCAGGCCGATGATGATCGCCGAGAGGCGCACCCAGGGTGTGTTGGAGCGGTTGAGCAAGATGATGGTCAGCACCACGAACAGGCCCAACGCAAGATTGGCCGGTGCGCCGAAGTCCGGTGCGTTGAAACCGCCGCCCAGGTCGGTGATACCGACCTTGATCAGGCTGATGCCGATCAGGGTAATGACAATCCCGGTCACCAGCGGGGTGATCACTCGGCGCAGTTGACCAATAAAGCGGCTGAGAATGATCTGCACGGCAGCGCCGAAAAAGCACACGCCGAAGATCATTGCCATGATGTCTTCCGGGCTGCCGCCGCGTTGCTTGACCAGAAACCCGGCCGACAGCACCGCGCCGAGAAACGCAAAGCTGGTGCCTTGCAGGCAGATCATTCCGGCGCCGATCCCGAATGGCCTGCGCGCTTGAATAAATGTGCCGACACCGGACACCATCAACGCCATGCTGATCAGGTAGGGCAAGTGTGCGGTCAGGCCCAATGTGGAGCCGATGATCAGCGGTGGCGTGATGATGCCGACAAAGGCGGCCAGCACATGTTGCAGTGCGGCCAGCAATGCAGGGGCGGGTTTGGGGCGGTCATTGAGACCGTAGATCAGGTCGCTGGGGCTGGAGGATTCTGGTGGCATGGCAAGCAAACTCGAGGCGGACGGTTCTAGGTCCCTGTGTCCTTGCAAAAAGCTGTCCAGGTGCTCAGCTTTTTGCGCGAAGCCCGAGTTAGCGCGTTGCTGCCAGGCTTTCCAGGAAGCTTTCCAGCACCAAATGAGGGCGACGGCCTTTGCGCGTGACCGATGCGAGGCTTAAATCGTAAAAGCGCGTAGCCGGTTTCAGCGCGCGCAGTCGGCCTTGTTGTACCCATAGGCTGGCGTAGTGGTCGGGCAGGTAACCGATGTAGCGACCGGTGAGAATCAGGAATGCCATGCCTTCGCGGTCCGAGGCGCTGGCGGTGCAGTTGAGCGCCTGGTAGTGGGCCTGGATCTCGGCGGGCAGGCGGAAGGTGGGGGCGATGGCGTCCTGGGCGTCGATGCGCTCGTCGCCCAGTTGCTTGTCGTCGGCATAAAACAGGGGGTGGCCAACCGCGCAGTAAAGCAGTGAGCGTTCGCTGTACAGCGCCTGGTACTCCAGGCCGGACAGGGCGCTGGCCTGGGGCACCACACCGACATGCAGGCGGCCGTCGAGTACGCCTTGTTCGACTTCGTTGGGGGCGATCATGCGGATCTGGATCTGTACGTCCGGTCCACGTTCCTTCAACTGTGCCAGGGCGTGGGTGATGCGCATGTGGGGCAGGGTCACCAGGTTGTCGGTGAGGCCGATGATCAACTCGCCGCGCAAATGCTGGTGCAGGCCGTTCACCTCTGTGCGGAAACTTTCCAGGGCGCTTAATAGTTGCAGGGCCGATTGGTAGACCTCGCGGCCTTCTTCGGTCAGCGAGAAACCGGCACGGCCGCGTTGGCAAAGCCTTAATCCGAGCCGCTGCTCAAGATCACTCATTTGCTGGCTGATGGCGGAACGGCCGATGCCGAGCACGGTTTCCGCTGCCGAGAAGCCGCCGCACTCCACGACGCTGCGAAAGATGCGCAACAGACGAATATCGAAGTCGCTGACTTGGGCCAGGGGATCGGGTCGAC
This genomic window from Pseudomonas marginalis contains:
- a CDS encoding LysR family transcriptional regulator yields the protein MSSRRPDPLAQVSDFDIRLLRIFRSVVECGGFSAAETVLGIGRSAISQQMSDLEQRLGLRLCQRGRAGFSLTEEGREVYQSALQLLSALESFRTEVNGLHQHLRGELIIGLTDNLVTLPHMRITHALAQLKERGPDVQIQIRMIAPNEVEQGVLDGRLHVGVVPQASALSGLEYQALYSERSLLYCAVGHPLFYADDKQLGDERIDAQDAIAPTFRLPAEIQAHYQALNCTASASDREGMAFLILTGRYIGYLPDHYASLWVQQGRLRALKPATRFYDLSLASVTRKGRRPHLVLESFLESLAATR
- a CDS encoding uracil-xanthine permease family protein — its product is MPPESSSPSDLIYGLNDRPKPAPALLAALQHVLAAFVGIITPPLIIGSTLGLTAHLPYLISMALMVSGVGTFIQARRPFGIGAGMICLQGTSFAFLGAVLSAGFLVKQRGGSPEDIMAMIFGVCFFGAAVQIILSRFIGQLRRVITPLVTGIVITLIGISLIKVGITDLGGGFNAPDFGAPANLALGLFVVLTIILLNRSNTPWVRLSAIIIGLALGSLAAWFSGKLVPQALGDLPLVSLPIPFRFGFNFDWSAFLPIALIYLISSIETVGDLTANCMIARQPISGPSYISRLKGGVLGDGVSCMIAATFSAFPNTTFAQNNGVIQLTGVASRYVGLYIGVVLFCLGLFPLIGAVLQQIPKPVLGGATLVMFGSVAAAGVRILAQAPLDRRSMLIIATSFGVGLGIAAQPNLLHLMPTLVQNLFDSAITSGGLTAIVLCLLLPESKVPAPDANHAQESDTLEPL